Genomic DNA from Macadamia integrifolia cultivar HAES 741 chromosome 6, SCU_Mint_v3, whole genome shotgun sequence:
GCACAGGTCAAGGAACTGGACTGGGACTGGGACCAATTGAAGTACAGCCTTCGAGTCCCAAACCCAGATCGCATTCATGCAATTTATGTGGCAATGAAGAAAGGGATGAAGGTTGATGAGATTCATAAGCTGAGCTATGTGGACAAGTGGTTTCTTACTCAGCTGAAAGAGCTGGTAGATGTGGAGCAATTCCTTTTAGCGCAGAACTTATCTCAACTGACGAAGGATGACTTCTATGAAGTGAAGAGGAGAGGCTTCAGTGATAAGCAGATTGCTTTTGCTACTAAATCCAATGAAAAAGAAGTCCGGTCAAAGCGGATTTCACTTGGGGTAACTCCAGCATATAAGCGGGTTGATACCTGTGCTGCTGAGTTTGAAGCCAACACTCCGTACATGTACTCATCCTATGATTATGAGTGTGAATCAAGTCCCACTGAAAGGAAGAAAGTGTTGATTTTGGGTGGAGGGCCAAACCGAATAGGCCAAGGTATCGAGTTTGACTACTGCTGCTGCCATACTTCCTTTGCCCTCCAGgttgggttttccttttttattttttacttatgGATTTTGGTTTGATAGTTTTTGGTTATCATTGGTTAATTTACCATCTTCTCCATACAATATGTTTCAAATGCTCGGTGACTTGGACCATTTGAAGCAATGCACCTATTGTTTAGCACCTCACCAAAAAATTTTTGAGATGTTCCCTCTTACTGGATATGGCATTGATGTTGCAAGGGAAAGAGATTACACTATTTCTTAATATCCAATGTGTCTGATACCTTGTATACATGTCAGATAATGACATTGACACATATATTTGTGTATAAGCCTATATAGACAGCAGATGCTCCATTTGCACCCAATTATTATATCAGATACCACTGACAGGCATGTTGGTGTTCTTATTACCTGGTGTTGAAGCCATTCCAGCTTAGCTGATTGCATTGGATATTTGGGCTCAAGTATCAAGGCCCATCAGTTGGATGTGTGATTAATGCTGCACCAGTTGCAGTGGAGACCTACGTGTTGTAGTAATTTGATGAGATTAATTTTATCACGTTGATTCATTTTGATTTAATATAAGATCCTGATTTTGCAGCACTTAAGATTCTGTCATTATCTTTTCAGGAAGCTGGATTTGAGACAATCATGATGAACTCAAATCCTGAAACAGTGTCAACAGATTATGACACAAGTGACCGGCTCTACTTTGAGCCACTAACTGTTGAGGATGTTCTGAACATCATTGATTTGGAACGTCCTGATGGTATTATCGTGCAGTTTGGAGGCCAAACACCCCTTAAGCTGGCACTGCCAATTCAGCACTACTTGGATGAGCACAAGCCCTTGGCTTCCAGTGGGAGTGGACAGGTTCGTATATGGGGGACATCACCTGATTCCATTGATGCAGCTGAGGACAGAGAAAGGTTTAACGCGATCCTGAAGGAGCTGGAAATTGAGCAGCCAAAAGGTGGGATTGCCAAGAGTGAAGCTGATGCTCTGGCAATAGCCTTGGAAATAGGCTATCCTGTTGTTGTGAGGCCATCGTATGTGTTGGGTGGGCGGGCAATGGAAATTGTGTATGGTGATGACAAGCTCATGACCTACCTTGAGAATGCTGTTGAGGTGGATCCTGAGCGTCCTGTCCTGATTGACAGGTACCTGTCAGATGCTATTGAGATTGATGTTGACTCACTCACTGACTCGCATGGCAACGTGGTGATTGGTGGGATCATGGAGCACATAGAACAGGCCGGTGTCCATTCGGGTGACTCAGCATGCTTGCTTCCCACAAAGACAATCCCATCTTCTTGCTTGGATACAATAAGGTCGTGGACAACAAAACTGGCGAAAAGGCTGAACGTGTGTGGACTCATGAACTGCCAATATGCAATCTCACTATCTGGGGAGGTTTTTCTACTCGAGGCCAATCCTCGTGCTTCCCGCACAGTTCCATTTGTATCCAAGGCAATTGGGCACCCGTTGGCCAAGTATGCTTCCCTCCTCATGTCAGGGAAATCACTCCATGAACTTGGGTTCACAAAGGAGGTGATCCCAGGCCATGTTTCAGTCAAGGAAGCTGTGCTTCCATTTGAGAAGTTCCAAGGCTGTGATGTGCTGCTTGGCCCAGAGATGCGTAGCACTGGTGAGGTCATGGGCATAGACTTTGAGTTTTCAGTTGCATTTGCCAAGGCCCAGATTGCTGCAGGGCAGAGGTTACCGGTCTCTGGCACTGTGTTCCTCAGCCTAAATGATTTGACAAAGCCACACCTTGCCATGCTGGCCTGTGCCTTCTCGGGGCTCGGGTTTAGGATTGTCTCAACGTCTGGGACGGCCCATGTGCTTGAATTGGAGGGTATCCCTGTGGAGCGGGTGCTGAAGATGCATGAGGGGCGACCACATGCTGGTGATATGATTGCAAACGGACAGATACAATTGATGGTGATCACGAGTTCAAATGATGCACTTGATCAGATTGATGGCCGGCAGTTGAGGAGGATGGCTCTTGCATATAAGGTTCCAATCATTACTACAGTAGCCGGGGCTTTGGCAAGTGTGGAGGCGATAAGGAGTATGAAGCACAGCCCTGTTAAGATGATTGCACTCCAGGATTTCTTTGACATTCAGGCAAGGCCAGAGAGTCGCCGCAACTTGCAACctgtttcttcctctctttgATTGTGTTTTTTCATTGTCTCTAGTATTTTTGCATCCTTTTTATTGTTTGTTTCTTGTTAAATTTGTCCTGTTAATGTTCTTATCTGGACAAAGTGAATGACCTATTTTATGTGTGTTTTCTACTGTATCATCTTTCTCTACTTGTTGAGGAATACTTACTCGGTTTTCGCGTGGGTTTGTAGTTTGCAATGTATATTATAATTAGATTAATCTCATTTCTTGATGAATGCAATGGTTGATGGACACAGAATCAGCTATGTTTCAGCTCTTTATACCAAGACACTATTTCTTCTATCAGAACtgtatatttttcaatatttgtcTCGAGATGTTGTCTATGATGCACTCTTGTAAGTAAGAGAACTACTTAGTAACTAGCGAAGCCCTTCTATTGCAGGATGTGGTTCAAAGGCAACTGCCCCTCAGAACCTTTTTGCATTTTGACTGATAAGAGATGTGTTATTGAAGCAGTGAACTGGCCTTCAGCTCTTCATTGATTAGAATGCAAACAGACACATACAATTGATGGTGACCACGAGTCCAAGTGATGCTATTGATCAGATTGATGGCTCTTGCATATAAGGTTCCAATCATTACTACAGTAGCTGGAGCTTTGGCAAGTGTGGAGGCGATCCGAAGTATGAAGTACAGCCCTGTTAAAATTATTGCAGTCCAGGATTTCTTTGACATTCAGGCAAGTCCAGAGAGTCACTGCTACTTGCAGCCTGCTTCCTCCTTGATTGTGCTTTTCATCATCTGCAGCATTTTTGCATCTCTTATCTGGATAAAGTGAATgaactattttatttattctattttctGCAGTATTATATTTGTTTACTGTTGTTGAGGAATACTTACTCagttttggagtgtttttttttttttttttggtaggttgCATTATTTAACATAATTAGTTTAATCTCATCTCTTGATGAATGTGACTGGATAGACACAGAGATATCTATGTGTCAGCTCTTTTTCCCAAGACATTGTTTCTTCTATCAGAACTGTATAAGTTTCAATATTTGTCTCAATATGGTGTTTATGATGCACTGTTGTAAGTAATAGAACTACTTTAGTAACTAGCAAAGCCCTGCTCTTGCAGGCTGGGGTTCAAAGAAAATACCATCAGTaccttttttgcatttttaatgATAAGAGCTGTGTTATTGAAACTTCACTTTCTGCTTGGCATATAATGTATACTTAGAAGATTTAAAATCTTAATATTTTTGTAGAAAAATATGACAGATGAAATATTTTACTTCACCCCTTTCTTGATGTGAAGAGAGTAAGTTCATGCATCATCAAGCAAGTTGCACGTGGAAAGTGGTAACATCCTTTTAAGTAGTTTTTCTGGAGGACTAATTGTATTGCAAGACCTCCATGAAAAGATTTAAGTATGGTGACCTGGTTGGAAGTCATTGTATATAGGATCCCTTTTAGGTATTCACAgtgtaaatttattttttttcaaagggtTTGGAATTGTTGTTTTGGAAAAAGTTGATGATATATAGATTCATTAAAAACTTAAAAGGAGTCTCACTTTGTCCATAAAGAAGTGGAATGTTTCAAATCCAAAATATGGCACTTTGTCAacatggagaaagttttttgtCGTCACGCGTAGgatggagagagaatctcttcatccatcatGATGTGGCCATAAGATTGGATTCATGGGTTGGTGAGTTTCTTCATTAGCACTCGTCCAATATTttataaatttgaaaatatctTTCTTTAGTCCATTCAAAGGTAAGATGTCATGGCTTAAGATACTCTTTTAGTATCTTAAGCCATGGGCGAAGGGAAAAGGGTAACTCAGTCCTCATCATCTTAAGTATAAGATTAAATTAGACAATGGATCAAGCTGATTGTACCACTATCTCAACTCTCGAATCTAGAAATATGGAGactaaagatatatatatatatatatatacacctgTCCTTTTGTACAAAGTAGTATATAAAAGCTCAACATACTTTATTGTATCACTTTGCCTAAAAGGCTTTCATTGAATACCAGTTTCtcctagtatatatatatatatatatatatacctgtcCTTTTGTACAAAGTAGTATATAAAAGCTCAACATACTTTATTGTATCACTTTGCCTAAAAGGCTTTCATTAAATACCAGTTTCTCCTATGTGCTCTGCCACTTTAGCTAGTGAGTGGCCCCGAAACCAGAACAATGTAGCCTTCTTAGTATGAAAGCTGATCACACCCATGCGACAACTCAAATTTGtcccaatcagctctattcgagatTATATTTGAGGGTTATTTTTGGTCTGtctctatttttttaatctaaatcgTTAATTAGATAGAGTATTCAAaggtctccgttgaacatgacaATATCACATCAAAAAATTTTCTCGTGACTTATGATTTATCTTGACTTTCCATAAATTAGCTATAATATGATCATTTCTTACATCAAATTTGATGACATGCATGACctcaataaataaaattcaacaCAATACCCTCCAAGTATTTAAAAGTTTGGACTTTGAAAAGGGTAGCTAAGAGAAGTGGTTTCCAACCTTATATTTTGACATTAGAAGTGTCTTACAGTCACCATTTTGAATAGGCGACTTGATTGGAAATGGAAAGAATTGGAGGAAAGAGGAGGAAAGGAAAGCTTGTGGCTCCACCTTAGCTGTCTCCAATGGTGTTCTCTAATGCTAACGGTCATGGTGGGGAAAAgacttaaaaaagaagaaatagcgTGTGGACACCGAAATCCTTAATGTATTACAGATTACAAACTATGAGTAGGGAATGTCTTTCTCATTTTGAGTCAATCTTAGTCCCATGAGATTAGCACATCAGTGAAGTTAACAGCTAAGCTACTTATCCTCTTCATATATTCCCATGATCTTAGCAATAAGTGAAGTTTAACAAGCTAATCTACTTCACTTCACTTGCAGTTATGCCCCATGAGCTTTGCAcatttaatgaatgaaaaacTAATATAAAATACATTTAGGTCAGCATGTTGCCCTGTCCATGAGAAAATCTTGTTCAACGTGCATCTCCCGCCGTACATATGGCATACATGCGATAAGGTCGACAACCTTCTAAATAGTTGGTCCCACAAAATTGCTGATAGAGATTGACCCAATTGAATTACCCCGTGCCCGGTTCATGGTACTATGCAAAATTTCAACCGTATTGACATTCGCTTCAAAcccgtaaaaaaaaaaaaggctctatttgttttgaaacataaatgactggaagtaaaataaaaaataaaaataaaaaacttaaaaattaccTCTAGCATTTTGATTTGACAATGTactgtattaaaaaaataataaaaaattatttaatgacACAATTAAACGTTTGGTCTACCTAACTATACTTGATTTTGTtaggtcatattttttttttaataggaaagGACCTTGATGGGACTCTCATTGAAAGGGGTAGACATGAATCCTATGCATATTTGGTTCTTGAATAAACAGGCTAGGGAGTTTTCCTTCTAGATGTAGATTATCATTTGGTGGTTGGGTGTAAACAGTAGTGATTGGACTAGAATTAGTAGACACAATTAGGGCATAATAAAGTGATTGTTACAAGATGATGAACTGCTtttatcacctttttttttttttttttaaccagtGAATGTTGACTAATGGAATGATGAACTCTTACAGTGTAGAATGGCTTCATTTTTAAATCTCAGTCCACACGCAGAAGActctctgagagagagagagagagagagagagagagagagagagagagacttgaaAAGTGAAGACTTAGGTAGAGGGTGAAGATGGGGAGAATGATAAGGTCCAAGGGTCTCCAACCACTTCCACTAGAAGCCCATGTTAAATCTAGCAAAGTCACCTCCTTTTTCTAAGGAGAGGAAATGGAGACATTTAGGCTTAGAAAAGGTGGTAAGTTGCTTAAGGGTCACAGTCTTTGAGGACATAAACAAGATTTAAcacagggagagagagagagagagagagagagagagagagagagagattctcttTCAAGTGGGCCACGAGACGGCCATATCCCCACCCAACTCTTGACCCACCACATTAGGCCCATGGGCTTTTTTACGTCTAATAGCCACGTCACTAAGTTGGGTAGAGAGGTTGGTGGGAAAGCTTGTAATGTTTCACTGGTGGTAGCACCACTTTTTCCCAACAGTAGTAATCCCTCGTCATGGTAATCGGCCACGAGCTACTGCAAGGCTGACAAGTGGcaccattcttttctttttctttttgccatcccaacaaaatgggagagagcccaaccatctctctctctatatatatatatattctctctccctctatatatatatatatatagttgtaGCTTTTCCTTAATACATATCACGATGGGATGGGT
This window encodes:
- the LOC122080971 gene encoding carbamoyl-phosphate synthase large chain, chloroplastic-like isoform X2, giving the protein MGMCINPCESFPARLVSSPSSCIASSSKSTGVPLLVYLKKTGKKNNASSLKLHQGRTLACSTKSCVRCEHGGSNVATNGSGNGPFGGTPLGKRTDIKKILILGAGPIVIGQACEFDYSGTQACKALKEEGYEVILINSNPATIMTDPDLADRTYITPMTPELVEQVLEKERPDALLPTMGGQTALNLAVALAESGALKRYGVELIGAKLDAIKKAEDRDLFKQAMKNIGIKTPPSGIGNTLDECIEIANSIGQFPLIIRPAFTLGGTGGGIAYNKEEFESICKAGLAASLTSQVLVEKSLLGWKEYELEVMRDLADNVVIICSIENIDPMGVHTGDSITVAPAQTLTDKEYQCLRDYSIAIIREIGVECGGSNVQFAVNPKDGEVMVIEMNPRVSRSSALASKATGFPIAKMAAKLSVGYTLDQIPNDITKKTPASFEPSIDYVVTKIPRFAFEKFPGSQPILTTQMKSVGESMALGRTFQESFQKAVRSLELGYSGWGCAQVKELDWDWDQLKYSLRVPNPDRIHAIYVAMKKGMKVDEIHKLSYVDKWFLTQLKELVDVEQFLLAQNLSQLTKDDFYEVKRRGFSDKQIAFATKSNEKEVRSKRISLGVTPAYKRVDTCAAEFEANTPYMYSSYDYECESSPTERKKVLILGGGPNRIGQGIEFDYCCCHTSFALQEAGFETIMMNSNPETVSTDYDTSDRLYFEPLTVEDVLNIIDLERPDGIIVQFGGQTPLKLALPIQHYLDEHKPLASSGSGQVRIWGTSPDSIDAAEDRERFNAILKELEIEQPKGGIAKSEADALAIALEIGYPVVVRPSYVLGGRAMEIVYGDDKLMTYLENAVEVDPERPVLIDRYLSDAIEIDVDSLTDSHGNVVIGGIMEHIEQAGVHSGDSACLLPTKTIPSSCLDTIRSWTTKLAKRLNVCGLMNCQYAISLSGEVFLLEANPRASRTVPFVSKAIGHPLAKYASLLMSGKSLHELGFTKEVIPGHVSVKEAVLPFEKFQGCDVLLGPEMRSTGEVMGIDFEFSVAFAKAQIAAGQRLPVSGTVFLSLNDLTKPHLAMLACAFSGLGFRIVSTSGTAHVLELEGIPVERVLKMHEGRPHAGDMIANGQIQLMVITSSNDALDQIDGRQLRRMALAYKVPIITTVAGALASVEAIRSMKHSPVKMIALQDFFDIQDVVQRQLPLRTFLHFD
- the LOC122080971 gene encoding carbamoyl-phosphate synthase large chain, chloroplastic-like isoform X1, giving the protein MGMCINPCESFPARLVSSPSSCIASSSKSTGVPLLVYLKKTGKKNNASSLKLHQGRTLACSTKSCVRCEHGGSNVATNGSGNGPFGGTPLGKRTDIKKILILGAGPIVIGQACEFDYSGTQACKALKEEGYEVILINSNPATIMTDPDLADRTYITPMTPELVEQVLEKERPDALLPTMGGQTALNLAVALAESGALKRYGVELIGAKLDAIKKAEDRDLFKQAMKNIGIKTPPSGIGNTLDECIEIANSIGQFPLIIRPAFTLGGTGGGIAYNKEEFESICKAGLAASLTSQVLVEKSLLGWKEYELEVMRDLADNVVIICSIENIDPMGVHTGDSITVAPAQTLTDKEYQCLRDYSIAIIREIGVECGGSNVQFAVNPKDGEVMVIEMNPRVSRSSALASKATGFPIAKMAAKLSVGYTLDQIPNDITKKTPASFEPSIDYVVTKIPRFAFEKFPGSQPILTTQMKSVGESMALGRTFQESFQKAVRSLELGYSGWGCAQVKELDWDWDQLKYSLRVPNPDRIHAIYVAMKKGMKVDEIHKLSYVDKWFLTQLKELVDVEQFLLAQNLSQLTKDDFYEVKRRGFSDKQIAFATKSNEKEVRSKRISLGVTPAYKRVDTCAAEFEANTPYMYSSYDYECESSPTERKKVLILGGGPNRIGQGIEFDYCCCHTSFALQEAGFETIMMNSNPETVSTDYDTSDRLYFEPLTVEDVLNIIDLERPDGIIVQFGGQTPLKLALPIQHYLDEHKPLASSGSGQVRIWGTSPDSIDAAEDRERFNAILKELEIEQPKGGIAKSEADALAIALEIGYPVVVRPSYVLGGRAMEIVYGDDKLMTYLENAVEVDPERPVLIDRYLSDAIEIDVDSLTDSHGNVVIGGIMEHIEQAGVHSGDSACLLPTKTIPSSCLDTIRSWTTKLAKRLNVCGLMNCQYAISLSGEVFLLEANPRASRTVPFVSKAIGHPLAKYASLLMSGKSLHELGFTKEVIPGHVSVKEAVLPFEKFQGCDVLLGPEMRSTGEVMGIDFEFSVAFAKAQIAAGQRLPVSGTVFLSLNDLTKPHLAMLACAFSGLGFRIVSTSGTAHVLELEGIPVERVLKMHEGRPHAGDMIANGQIQLMVITSSNDALDQIDGRQLRRMALAYKVPIITTVAGALASVEAIRSMKHSPVKMIALQDFFDIQARPESRRNLQPVSSSL